CTGCCTACACTGGAAGCGTGTATGGAACGGCGGATAACCGGGAGTCGGATCCTGATGATATTCGCGTCGGACGAGTGGGAAGTCGATGGGTGGTGGATGCGCAGGTCAACTATCAGATCAGCGAACAGTGGAATGCTTTTCTGGTAGCGCGCAATGTGCTGGATGAAGTTGCAATTGCAAGCCGCCTCCCACATGGACTCAGGGCAACGCTTCCCCGGAGCCTGAAAGTCGGATTGACCCTGTCTCTGTAGGGACTTGAACCGTTGCTCGGCTCATCATCTTCTCTGCAAAAGGGAAGGGGATTGGCGATTGTTGGGTCATTCCGGTAATCCATTGTCTCTGGACCATGTGCAAAAAAAAGCGAACCCGAATGGTTCGGGTCCGCCTTTATCTGAATGAAGTTTGGGCTGTTGGCAGCTGTGCGAATCACACCTTGAATTTGCCCACCTGCTCGCGCAGGGTTTTGGCAATTTCGGTGAGTTCGTGGGCGGCTGAGCTGGTGTTGTTGGCACCTTCCACAGATTCCTTCGCTGCAAAACTGACTTCCTGAATGTTCTCGGACACCTCAGTAGCTCCGGAAGCGGCATGCTGGATGTTGATGGCCAGCTGATTGATCGCTTCGGACACGTTGCCCAGGCTGCTTGAGATCTCGTTGGTAGTGACGGATTGTTCCTCAACGGCAGAGGCGATCGTTACGGCAATGCTACTGACCTCTTCAATGATTTCGGTGATCGAGTTGATCGTTGTGATTGAAGTGTGCGTCTTGCTCTGCATCTCTTCAATCTGCTTGCTGATCTGTTCGGTGGCCTGAGCACTTTGACGGGCAAGATCCTTCACCTCGTTGGCAACAACTGCAAATCCCTTGCCTGCCTCTCCGGCACTCGCCGCTTCGATGGTGGCGTTGAGGGCCAGAAGGTTGGTTTGGGCGGCAATGTTGTTGATGATCTCCACAATCTTGCTGATCTGGTTGGCGGATTCTCCCAGCTCGGACATGACGCTGCGTGCGGATTCGGCCTCACGGTTTGCCTGTCCTGCAATCTCGGATTCTTTGGCGCAATTGTGGGCAACCTCATTGATCGATGCACTCATCTGCTCAACGGCGGAAGCAACGCTCTGTGCAGAGCTGGAGAGTTCGTCTGCGGTCTTGGACATCGTGCTGATGTTGGCGGAGAGTTCTTCACCAGCTGCAGCGACCGTGGTTGAGCGATCATTCATGTCGGTGGACTTTTCAAGCATGCTGCCAGCGGTTTCGGTCATCTGACCGGCGGATTGTGCCAGGATATCGGAAGAGTCCAGGGTTTCGCGAAGAACGGCACGCAGATTTGCAAGGGACTTGTTGAGCGATTGACCGAGAATACCGATTTCATCTTTGGTAACCTGCTTGGATTCTTTGGTCAGGTTGCCTTCTGCGATGGCTTCCACCACCTCGAGAATTTCGTTCATCGGCTTGGTCATGGAGCGCGTGATGAAAATGGCAATGCCGACTCCGAGGATCACAGCAATGATGGTCAGGGCAATGACGATGTTGCGGGAGTTGGAAAGCAGTACCTGATTGGTATTGGTGTCGGTGGTGACCCGATTCATGGACTCGGTGGAAAAGCTGAGCGTCATGTCACTCAATTCATTTCCAATGGTGCTCAGCTCATCCATGTACTGGTTGAGCTGTTCCCAGTTTGCGGTGACGCGCTGAGCGGCTGTTTGATAGCTCTCGCAGGTTGCGATGATTTCATCTACCAGACCCCGGATATAAAAATCCATCGTGGAAGCCTGGGCTTTTTGCAGATCGCTGAGGATCGTTTCAAAGTCCCCGTTGGCTTCAATCACAAGTTGGGGGTCCTGTTCAGCGATTGCACGCCAGGTACGTGTGAAAACGTTTTGACCGTTGCTGATGATGGTATTGACCACATCGATGCGATCCAGGCTCTCTCCGAGAAGTTCGAGAATGACGTCCCCGGATTCGATTTCCATGGTGAGTTCGCCTGTGAAGGTCTCGCGAATCTCACGTGTTTTTTCGACAAACTCGTTGGCACGGGTGTTCACGTCTGCGCGGTTGGTCTGCAACTCATTAATGGCGGTTTCGGTATTGGCGAGAAGTGAACTGTATCGCTCCATGGTTTGCGCACCGCGCTGGGAGATGGCCACTAGCTTGCGTTTGCCGATGTCGTCCGTGTCAATGTTACGCAGTTTTGAGAAGTCATTGGAAATAGCCTCAATATTGGCACGTGCACTTTCAAGAAAACTGCTGTCTTCGGTGGAGGTGTAGGCGCGAACGACATACTGGGTGTCTTTCGCCATTTCGGCAATTTGACTGGCAATGGTCAGCTGGGGCAGGTGTTCGGTCACCGTTGAGGCTGACTTCTGCGTTGCCTGGGTCATCCCTACAACGGCGGTCAGGGCTACGATCACCATGATGACCAGCACGATCCCAAACCCGGCGAGCAGTTTGGTTCCCAAACGCAGGTTCTTGAAAAATTGGAAGCTCATAGTCGATGGTAAGATAAATGGGTTAGTTGATATTGGGCGAACACATCGCTTTTACAATTGAACGACCAACAGAGGATACACTTGAGTCCGGATTAGTTAATTTTTGATGCAAACATGACACTTTGAGGGACAGAAGGCCGCAAAGCATCGGTTTTTCGATTGTGAGAATGCATCTGTAGTGGTTTCGGGGTTACGGTCAGCTTGCTGAGTATGGAGTTTTGTGGGGTTAGCGCAGGTAGACAGGCGCAATTCCTGTCTTCGTTTCTAAGTAGGGTTGGATCTGATATTTTGTCTGTCA
This window of the Puniceicoccaceae bacterium genome carries:
- a CDS encoding methyl-accepting chemotaxis protein encodes the protein MSFQFFKNLRLGTKLLAGFGIVLVIMVIVALTAVVGMTQATQKSASTVTEHLPQLTIASQIAEMAKDTQYVVRAYTSTEDSSFLESARANIEAISNDFSKLRNIDTDDIGKRKLVAISQRGAQTMERYSSLLANTETAINELQTNRADVNTRANEFVEKTREIRETFTGELTMEIESGDVILELLGESLDRIDVVNTIISNGQNVFTRTWRAIAEQDPQLVIEANGDFETILSDLQKAQASTMDFYIRGLVDEIIATCESYQTAAQRVTANWEQLNQYMDELSTIGNELSDMTLSFSTESMNRVTTDTNTNQVLLSNSRNIVIALTIIAVILGVGIAIFITRSMTKPMNEILEVVEAIAEGNLTKESKQVTKDEIGILGQSLNKSLANLRAVLRETLDSSDILAQSAGQMTETAGSMLEKSTDMNDRSTTVAAAGEELSANISTMSKTADELSSSAQSVASAVEQMSASINEVAHNCAKESEIAGQANREAESARSVMSELGESANQISKIVEIINNIAAQTNLLALNATIEAASAGEAGKGFAVVANEVKDLARQSAQATEQISKQIEEMQSKTHTSITTINSITEIIEEVSSIAVTIASAVEEQSVTTNEISSSLGNVSEAINQLAINIQHAASGATEVSENIQEVSFAAKESVEGANNTSSAAHELTEIAKTLREQVGKFKV